The Planococcus halocryophilus nucleotide sequence ATGATATCGGCTGTAGGTAAAAATTTCATGACAATTTGACGACAATGTCCTTCGCTTTCCCAGCGCAGCGGCCGAATATTAACGTCATAAGTACAAATAACATTATGCTCTTTTGACAGTTCAATCGCCTTTCGCGTGGTCTCCCTCGCATCTGGATGAAAAAGAGTTCCTGAACAAAAATGAAAACTACTAGCCTGCTCAAAAGACTTCGTGTTCAGCTGTTTGCCTGTCACTTGAAGATCCGGAGTTTCATTCACATACGATGCAAACACTCGATCAAACTCTGGTGTCAGGTGAATATAAACACCGCTGACTCTTTTTTCCGGAACCATAATCCCATGTGTTAAATCAACGCCTTCGCTTACCAATTCATTGCGTACAAAAGTAGAGGTCTCGTCATCCCCTGTGATTGTGATAAAACTTGAAGGTATGCCTAAACGGCTAATACCTGCAGCCACATTCACTGTAGCTCCGCCAAGATGGCGATTAAATGCTGTGTTAGTAGTATCTGTGGCGATATAATCCACAAACGCATCTCCATATGTGAGTACGTACTTATTGTTTTTCATTCATAATTCTCCTTTGTGTTAAATACCTTCTTCATTGATATACTAGTAGTTAAGTGAATCTCAACTACTAGCGGACTCCATAATACCAGTCTATACAATTATACTCTTCATTATTTCAGGCAAAACCGCTTTTAAACAAGTAAAAGGAGGTCTCTACCTTGGAAATCGCTATACGACAAGCACACCTTAGTGATGCTGAAAAAGTCGCACCTCTTATTATCAATGCTATCGGTAAAATTGCAAATCATATGACCGCACAAAAAGATTCTGAAACAGTACGCGAAAAAGTTGAAGATATGGTGCGTGGAGAAAATACGCGTCATAGTTACCGCTATACATATGTAGCCACTTTAGATGGTAAAATTGCAGGCATTTTGGTTCTTTATCATGGCAACCAAGCAGAAACTTTAGATCGTTATTTGATTGAGCAGTTGAAAAAGCAAGGTCATGAGCGAACAATCGAGCCGGAAGCCCATACCGACGAATGGTATATCGATACGGTTTCGGTCGATCCTGCTTATCAAGGAAAGGGAATTGGCTCAAAGCTACTTGATTACGCAGAAGAACTTGTATCGTCTAACGGAGCTGGCAAGCTTTCGCTGAACGTTGATATTGATAAGGATGGTGCTATCCGTCTTTATAAACGCCTTGGTTATTCGGTTTCTGAACCGTGGACGATTATTGGGGAGCCTTTCCATCACATGGTGAAAGTCATTTCTTAAAGCCTATATTAATATAGAAGAAAGCCGCTCCAGAAAATCTGGAGCGGCTCTTTTTAGCTTATTGATATTATTATTGCTCAGTCATCCATTGAGGTTTACCGAATCCTTCAAAATTCTCATCGATTACCTTTTCAAATTCTTCTGATTCCACAATTTCTATTAAATCTTTCGCCAATTCACTATCTTCATTTTCCGCTTTAACTGCTACTAAATTGCGGTATTGGTCAGGCATGTTCTCCAGTGCCAATGCATCCAAAAGGTCCATTTCAGCTGCTAATGCAAAGTTTCCAGGAACAGCGGATAAATCAGATCCTTCAACTGCACGTGGCAATTGTCCAGCTTCGATTGGCTGGAATACTAAATTCTTTTTGTTTGTAATAACATCTCTTTCTGAAATTTTTAAGTCATCTACTTCTGGATCTACTTCGACTAGACCTTGATCTTCAAGAATCTGCAAAGCACGAGCCGCATTAACAGGGTCATTAGGAATTGCGATGGTTGCCCCATCTTCAATATCATCTAATGTATCAAATTGATTTGAATAAATGCCCATTGGCGCTGTCGGCACAACGATTAATCCTGACAAATCCATATTATTTTCTTTTTCAAAATTCTCCAAGTAAATGCTGTGCTGGAATAGGTTGGCATCGATATCTCCACCATCAAGCGCGATGTTTGGCTGAATATAATCACTGAATTCTACCAAATCTACTGTATACCCTTTTTCTTCAAGACCTGGGACAATGGCTTGTTTTAACATATCGCTATAAGGCCCTGCCGTAGCCCCTAGTTTAATATCTTTTGAAGGTTCTCCTGTTGTTGCTGCGTTTTCTTCACTGCCACATGCCGCTAAAGCCAATGCACTCGCTGCTATTATTAATCCTAATTTTTTCATATCATTCTCCCCTTATCTTTTATCTATAGCTTTCGCTGTATAGTCTCCTGCTTGTTGAATCAATTGAACCAACACAATCAAAATAACGACTGTAACAACCATAATGGTGTTATCGTATCGGTAATAACCAAAGCGAATGGCTAAATCTCCTATGCCTCCGCCACCCACAACACCAGCCATAGCTGAATAGGCAACTAAACTAATAATCGTTAACGTAATCCCTTGTACGATGCTCGCTTTTGCTTCAGGTAGTAATACATCTTTAATAATCATCCACGGTGTAGCACCTACTGCAATTGCTGCTTCGATTACTCCTTTATCAATTTCGCGAAGTGAATTTTCCACAATTCGCGCAAAAAACGGAATGGCTGCAACTGACAAAGAAACACTAGCCGCAACTGGACCGATTGTTGTACCTGTGATAAATTTCGTCAAAGGAATAAGTGCTACTAACAAAATGATAAATGGAATAGAACGTACAATGTTTACAACAAAGCCTACCACTGAATTCACGGGTCGATTTTCAAGAAACAAGCCGCGATCTGTTATAAATAGTAAAATTCCAAGTGGCAATCCAATAATCAGTGATACTGATAACGAAATGCCGATCATCATTAAGGTTTGGAAAAATGCAGTTTGGATTTCTGGCCATAATTCAATAATTCGTCCCCATTCAATGTCCACTCGATATCACCTCCACTATTGCCGATCTATTTTCCAAATACCGCAATGCCTCCATAACTTCTATTTCAGCGCCTTTTAATTCCATGATAAAGATGCCAAGTGGACGCTCTTGAATATACTCGATTGCTCCGTGCAAAAAGTTACCTTTTACTGAAAAGCTCTGCAGCATATCGGAAATGACACCTTCACCGGCTACGCCACCTTTAAATAGTACTTTTACTAATGTGCCTTTAAATTCCTTTAAAATATGTACTGGAACATTAAATGATACGACACTAGAGATAAATTCTTTTGTTAGTTCTTTTTGAGGATCCGCAAAAATATCGTATACTTGTCCTTCTTCAATCACCCGTCCACCTTGCATAATAGCCATCCGATCGCAAATTTCTTTCACGACATTCATTTCATGGGTTATCAATACAATCGTGATGTTCAATTTCCGATTAATTTCTTTCAATAACCGTAAAATTGATAAAGTCGTATTAGGGTCGAGTGCTGAAGTCGCTTCATCACATAACAGCACGGCGGGATTGTTTGCCAACGCTCGCGCAATGCCGACACGCTGTTTTTGACCACCACTCAACTGAGCAGGATAGACATCCCGTTTGTCTGCTAAACCGACCATTTCAAGCAGTTCTTCTACACGCATTTTAATCTCTTTAGAAGGTGTGCCTGCCGCTCGAAGTGCAAAAGCGATATTGTCGTAAACTGTCTTTTGGCTAATCAAATAAAAATGTTGGAAAATCATCCCGATTTTTAACCGCGCTTTTCTCAGTTGATCGCCATTTAACTGTGTTAAATCTTTTTCATCGACTATGATACTGCCAGAGCTTGGTCGTTCGAGTAAGTTAATACAGCGGATCAACGAACTTTTTCCTGCTCCTGAGTAACCCACAATCCCAAATATTTCACCTTTTCCGACTTCAAGTGACACATTATCCACTCCGGTAACGGCACCATGTTTTGTTGTATACGTTTTCGTCAAATTTTTAATCTGTATCATGGCTTCCTCCTGGCAATAAAAAAATGCCTCTTTCATCAAGAAAGAGACATCGAAAATTTTAATTTCTCGACTTATCTTCCGAAATGTTTTCACATTCCGCAGGACTTGGCACCTTCCCAACTGGGGGTTGCCGGACGTCATAGGGCCTACCCCTCGGTCTCTCTTGATAAGTTAGTATATTAGATTGAATTTCATGTTACAGACATACTTTCAGGGTGTCAATCAAATTTTGAATGTTTCGTATAATTTTTCACGACGATCGTCAAAGACCGGGATTCGTTTACGAACTTCTTCTACTTCTTGTAAATCAATTTCCACATACCCTATGCCTTCTTCTTTTTTCATGTCCAAACGAATTTCTCCCCAAGGAGCAATTACCATGGTGCTTCCACCAAACACGTTGTTCGGATCACTGCCAATGCGGTTAACTCCAACGATAAAGCATTGGTTTTCAATCGCACGAGCTTGAAGCAACGTACGCCAATGATCAATTCTTGGTTCTGGCCATTCTGCAGACACGAAAATAAGCTTTGCATCATTTAATGCTTGTGCACGAATCCACTCAGGAAAACGGATATCATAGCAAATAACACCGCCATAAACAACGTTATCCAATTTAAATGTGCCAAGAGTGTCTCCTTCTTCTAAATGAATATGTTCATCCATCAATCCAAAACGATGTGCTTTATCGTATTCAGAAACAAGCTCACCTTTTTTATTGACGACATACATCGTATTGTAAAAGCCATTATTTTTCTCTGTTGAAACAGAACCCCCAACAATGTTTACCGATTTTTCTTTTGCGAATTTTTTCAACATCTCCACTGTCCGGTTTGTATTGTCTGCTAACATGTTAAGCTCTGTTAGTGCATAACCCGTATTCCACATTTCAGGCAAAACAATCGTATCTGCCCCGTTGTCAGCCGCTTCAGTTAAATAGTTCAATACCTGCTGATAGTTTTTTTCTGGTTTCCCAAATACAATATCCATCTGAACACATGCAATTTTCATATTCTCTCCTCCAGTAGACAAGCTCCTCTAAATTCTATAAGATTCGGAGTAGAAGTGCAATTATTTCGAAAATAAGGAGAATTCCATGGACTTTTCAAATCGCTTGCAAAATTTACCGACTCAATTTTTCGCTCTACTCGTTGCTAAAACGAGCCAAGCTATCGCTGAAGGGCGCGATGTCATTAACCTTGGTCAAGGCAATCCTGATCAGCCGACACCTGACCATATCGTTAAAGCATTACAAACTGCAGTGACCGATCCAAAAACGCATAAGTATTCACCTTTCCGCGGAATATCAACTTTGCGGCAAGCAGCAGCAGATTTCTATAAACGCGAGTATAACGTAGATATCGATCCCGATTTAGAAGTAGCCGTTATGTGCGGAACAAAAATTGGGCTTGTTGAGTTGCCATTAGCATTGCTGAATTCAGAAGATCTTTTATTGCTACCAAATCCAGGTTACCCTGATTATTTATCAGGTGCTCCATTAGCAGATATTGATTTTGAACTAATGACATTAGATCCGGGAAAAGGATATTTACCAAACTACGATGAGTTACCTGAACCTGTTCGCTCTCGCGCAAAATTAATGTACTTAAACTACCCGAACAATCCAACTGGAGCAGTAGCGAGCAAAGAGTTTTTTGATGAAACCGTCGTTTTTGCAAAAGAAAATAACATTGCCGTTGTTCATGACTTTGCTTACGGTGCTGTTGGTTTTGAAGGAAAAAAACCAGTTAGCTTTTTACAGTCTGAGGGAGCAAAAGAAGTCGGTATTGAAATGTATACATTATCGAAAACTTACAATATGGCTGGCTGGCGTATTGGGTTTGCTGCCGGACATTCCAAAATGATTGAAGCCTTAAACTTAATTCAAGATCATTTATTTGCCGGGTTATTCCCAGCGGTTCAACTTGCTGCAGCTGAAGCATTAAACGCCGATCAGCAATGCGTGGATGATTTAGTAAATCTCTATGAAAAACGCAGAAATGTACTCGTAGCTGAATGTGCACGTATTGGTTGGGAAATAACAGCTCCACAAGGTTCATTCTTTGCTTGGTTACCCATCCCAAAGGGTTTTACGAGTATCGAATTTGCTGATTTCCTACTTGAAAAAGCAGATATTGCAGTAGCTGCTGGCAGTGGGTTCGGTGATGGCGGAGAAGGCTTTGTCCGTGTCGGATTACTGGTTGATGAGAGCCGTATTGTCGAAGCAATCAAACGGATCGAGAAACTAGAGTTATTTTAAATAGCAAAAGACAGCTTCTCGTTTTTAAGGAAGCTGTCTTTTGCTATTAACCCGACAAATGCTTTAGTGTTATTCGACAACACCTACATGTTCTAATGGTGAAATTCGAACTTTCACTTCACCTACAATACTTTTCTCAGAAATGAACCCTAAAACTCGGGAGTCGGTACTGTTCAAGCGATTATCTC carries:
- a CDS encoding MetQ/NlpA family ABC transporter substrate-binding protein — its product is MKKLGLIIAASALALAACGSEENAATTGEPSKDIKLGATAGPYSDMLKQAIVPGLEEKGYTVDLVEFSDYIQPNIALDGGDIDANLFQHSIYLENFEKENNMDLSGLIVVPTAPMGIYSNQFDTLDDIEDGATIAIPNDPVNAARALQILEDQGLVEVDPEVDDLKISERDVITNKKNLVFQPIEAGQLPRAVEGSDLSAVPGNFALAAEMDLLDALALENMPDQYRNLVAVKAENEDSELAKDLIEIVESEEFEKVIDENFEGFGKPQWMTEQ
- a CDS encoding GNAT family N-acetyltransferase; the protein is MEIAIRQAHLSDAEKVAPLIINAIGKIANHMTAQKDSETVREKVEDMVRGENTRHSYRYTYVATLDGKIAGILVLYHGNQAETLDRYLIEQLKKQGHERTIEPEAHTDEWYIDTVSVDPAYQGKGIGSKLLDYAEELVSSNGAGKLSLNVDIDKDGAIRLYKRLGYSVSEPWTIIGEPFHHMVKVIS
- a CDS encoding pyridoxal phosphate-dependent aminotransferase, translating into MDFSNRLQNLPTQFFALLVAKTSQAIAEGRDVINLGQGNPDQPTPDHIVKALQTAVTDPKTHKYSPFRGISTLRQAAADFYKREYNVDIDPDLEVAVMCGTKIGLVELPLALLNSEDLLLLPNPGYPDYLSGAPLADIDFELMTLDPGKGYLPNYDELPEPVRSRAKLMYLNYPNNPTGAVASKEFFDETVVFAKENNIAVVHDFAYGAVGFEGKKPVSFLQSEGAKEVGIEMYTLSKTYNMAGWRIGFAAGHSKMIEALNLIQDHLFAGLFPAVQLAAAEALNADQQCVDDLVNLYEKRRNVLVAECARIGWEITAPQGSFFAWLPIPKGFTSIEFADFLLEKADIAVAAGSGFGDGGEGFVRVGLLVDESRIVEAIKRIEKLELF
- a CDS encoding carbohydrate kinase family protein, which produces MKNNKYVLTYGDAFVDYIATDTTNTAFNRHLGGATVNVAAGISRLGIPSSFITITGDDETSTFVRNELVSEGVDLTHGIMVPEKRVSGVYIHLTPEFDRVFASYVNETPDLQVTGKQLNTKSFEQASSFHFCSGTLFHPDARETTRKAIELSKEHNVICTYDVNIRPLRWESEGHCRQIVMKFLPTADIIKLTTEELAFLMKTDSLEEGIERLSANAIPLVFVTDGENGTYAVFQDQTIHVPVIPVQPVDTTGAGDAFMAGIIRHVYLNGFPKTRQEVIECADFGNRMGAHCATKAGALTAMPRIEEMKDGREA
- a CDS encoding methionine ABC transporter ATP-binding protein is translated as MIQIKNLTKTYTTKHGAVTGVDNVSLEVGKGEIFGIVGYSGAGKSSLIRCINLLERPSSGSIIVDEKDLTQLNGDQLRKARLKIGMIFQHFYLISQKTVYDNIAFALRAAGTPSKEIKMRVEELLEMVGLADKRDVYPAQLSGGQKQRVGIARALANNPAVLLCDEATSALDPNTTLSILRLLKEINRKLNITIVLITHEMNVVKEICDRMAIMQGGRVIEEGQVYDIFADPQKELTKEFISSVVSFNVPVHILKEFKGTLVKVLFKGGVAGEGVISDMLQSFSVKGNFLHGAIEYIQERPLGIFIMELKGAEIEVMEALRYLENRSAIVEVISSGH
- a CDS encoding methionine ABC transporter permease — translated: MDIEWGRIIELWPEIQTAFFQTLMMIGISLSVSLIIGLPLGILLFITDRGLFLENRPVNSVVGFVVNIVRSIPFIILLVALIPLTKFITGTTIGPVAASVSLSVAAIPFFARIVENSLREIDKGVIEAAIAVGATPWMIIKDVLLPEAKASIVQGITLTIISLVAYSAMAGVVGGGGIGDLAIRFGYYRYDNTIMVVTVVILIVLVQLIQQAGDYTAKAIDKR
- a CDS encoding carbon-nitrogen family hydrolase; translation: MKIACVQMDIVFGKPEKNYQQVLNYLTEAADNGADTIVLPEMWNTGYALTELNMLADNTNRTVEMLKKFAKEKSVNIVGGSVSTEKNNGFYNTMYVVNKKGELVSEYDKAHRFGLMDEHIHLEEGDTLGTFKLDNVVYGGVICYDIRFPEWIRAQALNDAKLIFVSAEWPEPRIDHWRTLLQARAIENQCFIVGVNRIGSDPNNVFGGSTMVIAPWGEIRLDMKKEEGIGYVEIDLQEVEEVRKRIPVFDDRREKLYETFKI